A part of Sebastes fasciatus isolate fSebFas1 chromosome 10, fSebFas1.pri, whole genome shotgun sequence genomic DNA contains:
- the LOC141774846 gene encoding protocadherin alpha-8-like, protein MAKTDIKGRWLDVWISFCLALLIATHLEGISAQIRYSIQEESKLGTTVGNVAKDLGLDLGRLADRNLRVVSGTKQDLFKVNPRDGFLLVNQKIDREELCANTAPCITNLKAVVENPLEMHQVIVEILDVNDNSPKFPEENYTLEVLESAIVGSRFQMEGAHDLDVGLNSLQSYKLNHNQYFRLETEEFGEDGKVPFLILQRPLDREHTAQHWLQLTANDGGKPPKSGTINITVIVSDINDNSPVCDKQKYTITIKENAPAGTFLLAVNASDSDEGLNGEIEYSLRSKLRGLSSEPFDLDSRSGKLTVKGGLDYEEKQVYEIKVLAADKGAVSLSTHCNVVVRVEDVNDNRPEIDITSLSSRIPEDASPGTVVALMGVTDLDSGVNGQVVCSVPGHLPFDLKPSPDGQSYSLVTKDYLDKETIHMYDITITAKDLGSPALSSTKVIQVNVLDVNDNRPVFTESPYTFYVPENNKAGMSIFSVSAEDADGGENAAVSYSLDRKSPGPTVTSFLNINEANGTISALKRFDFETLKTFQFQVVATDSGTPSLSSNVTVNVFILDQNDNAPVILYPVSSNGSAEGVEEIPRNVNAGHLVTKVRAYDADIGYNGWLLFSLQEVTDHSLFALDRYTGQIRTLRSFTETDEAEHKLVILVKDNGNVSLSATATVIIKVVEPKEAFAASDVKSATKVDEEDNVTFYLIITLGSVSVLFLISIIVLIAMQCSKSTDYTSKYLPEPNYDGTLCHSIQYRSGDKRYMLVGPRMSIGSTIVPGSHANTLVLPDRRRTSGEVNIFF, encoded by the coding sequence ATGGCGAAAACGGACATCAAAGGTCGATGGCTGGATGTGTGGATTTCTTTTTGTCTGGCTCTGCTGATTGCGACTCATTTGGAGGGAATCTCTGCTCAAATCCGGTATTCAATTCAGGAAGAATCAAAATTAGGCACGACCGTTGGAAATGTGGCCAAAGACCTTGGATTAGATCTTGGAAGATTGGCGGATAGGAATCTCCGCGTCGTGTCAGGAACAAAGCAGGATCTGTTTAAGGTAAATCCGAGAGATGGATTTTTGTTAGTGAACCAGAAAATAGACAGGGAGGAGCTGTGTGCCAACACTGCTCCGTGTATCACAAATCTGAAAGCAGTTGTAGAAAATCCCCTCGAGATGCACCAAGTAATAGTTGAAATACTCGATGTAAACGACAATTCGCCCAAATTCCCCGAGGAAAACTACACATTAGAGGTGCTGGAGTCCGCCATAGTTGGATCTCGGTTTCAAATGGAAGGAGCACACGACTTGGATGTTGGTTTGAATTCCTTACAATCATATAAACTCAACCATAACCAATATTTTCGCCTGGAAACAGAGGAATTTGGGGAGGATGGAAAGGTCCCATTCCTAATCTTACAGCGACCTTTGGATAGAGAACACACCGCTCAACATTGGTTACAATTAACAGCTAATGATGGGGGTAAACCACCAAAATCTGGTACTATTAATATCACAGTTATTGTGTCTGACATTAATGACAACTCACCAGTGTGTGATAAACAGAAATACACCATAACAATAAAAGAAAACGCACCTGCAGGCACATTTCTGCTTGCAGTAAACGCATCAGACTCGGATGAGGGGCTGAACGGTGAGATCGAATATTCTTTACGGAGCAAACTGAGAGGTCTCTCATCTGAACCGTTTGATTTGGATAGCAGAAGTGGCAAACTAACGGTGAAAGGGGGCCTTGATTATGAGGAAAAGCAAGTTTATGAGATTAAGGTGCTGGCTGCGGACAAGGGGGCCGTGTCTCTCTCCACACACTGCAACGTGGTTGTTAGAGTGGAGGACGTGAACGATAATCGGCCCGAAATAGACATCACATCCCTTTCAAGTCGCATTCCAGAGGATGCATCTCCTGGCACGGTGGTGGCGTTGATGGGTGTGACGGACCTGGACTCAGGTGTGAACGGACAGGTGGTCTGCAGTGTGCCCGGTCATTTACCTTTCGACTTAAAGCCGTCACCTGACGGACAGTCATACTCTTTGGTCACCAAGGACTACCTGGATAAGGAAACCATACATATGTATGATATCACAATAACAGCTAAGGACTTAGGGAGCCCTGCGCTGTCATCTACGAAGGTGATCCAGGTAAATGTGCTGGATGTTAATGATAATAGACCTGTGTTCACTGAAAGCCCATATACTTTTTATGTGCCTGAAAACAATAAAGCTGGGATGTCCATTTTTTCAGTGAGCGCGGAAGATGCTGATGGAGGCGAAAATGCAGCAGTCTCATATTCACTCGACCGTAAGAGTCCAGGGCCCACTGTAACTTCCTTTCTAAATATAAATGAAGCCAATGGCACCATTTCAGCACTAAAACGGTTTGACTTTGAGACTCTGAAAACGTTCCAGTTCCAAGTTGTTGCCACAGATTCTGGAACTCCGTCACTAAGCAGCAACGTCACAGTGAACGTGTTCATTCTGGATCAGAACGACAACGCTCCAGTCATCCTGTATCCAGTCAGCTCTAACGGTTCTGCTGAAGGTGTGGAGGAGATTCCCCGCAATGTGAACGCAGGACACTTGGTGACTAAAGTCAGAGCCTATGACGCTGATATAGGATATAACGGCTGGTTACTGTTTTCACTGCAGGAAGTTACTGACCACAGTCTCTTTGCTTTGGACCGCTATACAGGACAGATCAGAACACTTCGCTCATTCACAGAGACAGACGAGGCTGAGCATAAACTGGTCATACTGGTGAAAGACAATGGGAACGTTTCACTCTCAGCAACAGCTACTGTGATTATCAAAGTTGTGGAGCCCAAAGAAGCTTTTGCTGCTTCTGATGTGAAAAGTGCAACTAAAGTTGACGAGGAGGACAATGTGACATTTTATCTGATCATAACCCTGGGATCAGTTTCAGTACTTTTTCTCATCAGTATCATCGTGCTGATCGCAATGCAGTGCTCTAAATCCACAGACTATACTTCTAAATATCTACCAGAGCCTAATTACGATGGGACACTGTGTCACAGCATCCAGTACAGATCTGGAGACAAACGGTACATGTTAGTTGGACCCAGAATGAGTATAGGATCTACTATAGTCCCGGGCAGCCATGCCAACACACTAGTGCTCCCTGACAGGAGGAGGACATCTGGAGAGgtaaatattttcttttaa